A stretch of the Medicago truncatula cultivar Jemalong A17 chromosome 5, MtrunA17r5.0-ANR, whole genome shotgun sequence genome encodes the following:
- the LOC11426282 gene encoding cyclin-dependent kinase inhibitor 3 isoform X1 — protein sequence MEISSQVIGVRTRAQAALAMEEATTSSPKTSKRRKINNRKFSTPTILPQPEKEEKSSGDISEEEFPASCCSSNGSVQLDEERIKSLDLEVESAQVETSTCNYSEEEFQRREMSRSRSNEFESMETNSNRPISSPKNMPTGFELEEFFSAAEKNIQKKFQEKYNYDIVKDVPLEGRYEWVQLKP from the exons ATGGAGATTTCTTCTCAGGTAATAGGTGTCAGGACTCGCGCTCAAGCTGCATTAGCCATGGAAGAAGCTACAACTTCATCTCCAAAAACttcaaagagaagaaaaatcaacaacCGTAAATTCTCAACGCCGACAATTCTTCCGCAGCCggaaaaggaggaaaaatcCTCCGGTGATATCTCCGAAGAAGAATTTCCAGCTTCCTGTTGTTCAAGCAATGGATCCGTTCAACTCGATGAAGAAAGGATCAAATCGTTAGATCTAGAG GTGGAGAGCGCGCAAGTTGAAACGTCGACGTGCAATTACAGTGAAGAAGAATTTCAGag GAGAGAGATGAGTCGTTCTCGTTCAAACGAGTTTGAGTCGATGGAAACAAATTCTAACCGTCCGATTTCATCTCCAAAAAATATGCCAACGGGATTTGAGCTTGAAGAATTTTTCTCTGCTGCTGAGAAAAACATTCAGAAAAAGTTTCAAGAAAA gtATAATTATGATATTGTGAAGGATGTTCCGTTGGAAGGACGCTACGAGTGGGTTCAGTTGAAGCCATGA
- the LOC11426282 gene encoding uncharacterized protein isoform X2: protein MEISSQVIGVRTRAQAALAMEEATTSSPKTSKRRKINNRKFSTPTILPQPEKEEKSSGDISEEEFPASCCSSNGSVQLDEERIKSLDLEVESAQVETSTCNYSEEEFQRREMSRSRSNEFESMETNSNRPISSPKNMPTGFELEEFFSAAEKNIQKKFQEKMFRWKDATSGFS from the exons ATGGAGATTTCTTCTCAGGTAATAGGTGTCAGGACTCGCGCTCAAGCTGCATTAGCCATGGAAGAAGCTACAACTTCATCTCCAAAAACttcaaagagaagaaaaatcaacaacCGTAAATTCTCAACGCCGACAATTCTTCCGCAGCCggaaaaggaggaaaaatcCTCCGGTGATATCTCCGAAGAAGAATTTCCAGCTTCCTGTTGTTCAAGCAATGGATCCGTTCAACTCGATGAAGAAAGGATCAAATCGTTAGATCTAGAG GTGGAGAGCGCGCAAGTTGAAACGTCGACGTGCAATTACAGTGAAGAAGAATTTCAGag GAGAGAGATGAGTCGTTCTCGTTCAAACGAGTTTGAGTCGATGGAAACAAATTCTAACCGTCCGATTTCATCTCCAAAAAATATGCCAACGGGATTTGAGCTTGAAGAATTTTTCTCTGCTGCTGAGAAAAACATTCAGAAAAAGTTTCAAGAAAA GATGTTCCGTTGGAAGGACGCTACGAGTGGGTTCAGTTGA